GCAAGTTGACACCACAACGCAAAATAATTTTAGAAGTTTTTTTAAATAACCAAGATCAGCATTTAAGTGCAGAGGATGTCCATACAATTTTAAGACAAGAATTATCAGAGATTGGACTGGCAACCGTTTATCGTACTTTGGAATTATTATGTGATATGGAAATTTTACATAAAATTGATTTTGGTGATGGACGAAGTCGATTTGAAATTAATGCCGGCGATAAGGAACAGCATTATCACCATCATTTGATTTGCTTGAATTGTGGAATGGTAAAAGAATGCGAAGACGATTTACTAGAAGATTTAGAAACTAATATTGCTCAAAAAAGCGGGTTTGTTGTTATTGACCATCAACTTAAAATGTATGGTTATTGTGAAAAATGTCAAAAAAATGAGAAAAAATAATTTATTAATAGACTAAGATGCTATTGATAATATATAATGTTTAGATGAGTTTGAATATTTATTATAATGTGCTGAGGGCAATAATAAATTAGACATGGGGAGGAATATTTGCTATGCTAACAAGCGGTCCACGTGGGACCAAGGATATTTTGCCTAGTGTTAGTGGTCAATGGCAGTATATCGAAGGTAAAATAAGAGAAATTTGTAATTTATTTAGTTATAAAGAAATACGTACACCAATTTTTGAACACACCGAGTTGTTTTTGCGAGGAATTGGTGATACTACTGATATTGTTGAAAAAGAAATGTATACGTTCACTGATCGCGGTGAGCGCAGTTTAACTTTGCGACCGGAAAATACAGCAGCAGTTGTTAGAGCATATTTGGAAAACAAGCTCTATGCTGATAATCAATTAGCTAAATTGTTTTATATTGGACCAATGTTTAGATATGATAGACCGCAAGCCGGTCGTTATCGCCAATTTCATCAGTTTGGTATTGAAGCAATTGGCTTAAGTAATCCGGCTGTAGATGCAGAAATTATAACTTTAGCGGTGCAGTTTTTGCAAAAATTAGGCCTAACGGAATTGAATTTACAACTAAATTCCGTCGGTTGTCCCAAGTGTCGTCCGGTTTATCGTGAAAAGCTACAAGAATTTTTACAAGATAAAGTAGAAGATTTATGCAATGATTGTAAATCACGGTATGATCGTAACCCGATGCGGATTCTTGACTGTAAAAATGAAAAATGTACAGCGCTATCGCAAGGAGCACCGGAAATGATTGAGTGCTTGTGTGATGATTGTGGTACTCATTTTAATAAATTAAAAGAATTATTAACGGCTACTAATATTAGCTATAATCTAAATCCACGTCTGGTGAGAGGGCTTGATTATTACACTAAAACAGCTTTTGAAATACAGTACGAACCACTTGGCGCACAAAGTGCTGTGTGTGGTGGTGGGCGTTATGATGGCTTAATTGGTGAGTGTGGTGGCAATGATACTCCAGCAATTGGTTTTGCCATTGGAATAGAAAGAGTTTTATTAGCATTGGAAAAACAAAACTTGTTGCCAGATTTTAATGACGGTAGTGATGTTTTTATACTTCAATTTGGCGAGGTTACAGAAAGTGTAGCTTTTAATTTAATGAGCCAACTTCGTGCTAATGGACTGAAAGCTGAGATGGATTTTAGCGGTAGAAGCTTTAAAGCACAAATGAAGCAAGCAAATAAGCTCAATGCAAAATATGTGATAATTGTTGGTGAAGATGAAGTTACACAAAATGTTGTAACATTGAAAAATATGGCTAATAGCCAGCAAGAAGTTGTCGCAGTTGAAAATATTATAGATAAGTTAAAGGCTGAGGTGAAGGGTTAATGGATTTATTAAAAGGATTGAAAAGAACACATTCTTGTGGTGTGTTAACAAATACTAATAAAGATGAAGAAGTTATCTTATGTGGTTGGGTATCAAGAAGACGTGATCACGGTGGACTTATTTTTGTTGACTTAAGAGATCGTTCTGGGATGGTGCAAGTTGTATTTTCTTCAGAAATGCATCAAGAGGTTTTTACAAAAGCAGAAAGTATTAGATCTGAATTTGTTTTAGCGGTAAAAGGTGTCGTTAAAACTCGTGCGGTTGAAACTGTTAATCCGAAAATGGCAACTGGTGAGATCGAAGTATATTGTAATGAATTAAGAATTTTAAATAAAGCCAAAACTCCGCCGTTTTATATTCAAGACGGAATTGACGTTGATGAAATGTTAAGATTAAAATATCGTTATTTAGATTTACGTCGTCCCGAAATGCAAAGAAATTTAATGTTAAGACATCGTGTTACAAAAGTAATGCGTGATTTTCTTGATAAACAAGGTTTCGTGGAAATTGAAACTCCAATGTTAACCAAAAGCACACCGGAAGGTGCTCGTGACTACTTAGTGCCTAGTCGCAGTAATCCTGGAAAGTTTTTTGCATTACCACAATCACCACAAATTTTCAAACAAATTTTAATGGTAGCAGGTTATGAAAAATACTTCCAAATAGTTCGTTGCTTTAGAGATGAAGATTTAAGAGCTGATCGTCAGCCTGAATTTACACAACTGGATATTGAGATGTCTTTTATTGATGATGAAGATATTTTAGGCATGATGGAAGATATGACGGTACAAATGTTTAAAGAAGGTATTGATGCTGACATCAAAGCTCCTTTCAAACGTTTAACTTATGCTGAAGCTATGGATAAATATGGTTCAGATAAACCGGATTTACGTTTTGAAATGGAATTAGTTAATTTGTCAGAGGCTGTTAAAGGTTCCGATTTTAAAGTGTTCGAGTCTGTTATTCAAAGTGGTGGCGAAGTAAAAGCAATTAATGTTAAAAACTATGCTAATATTGCTCGTCGTGAATTAGATGGGTTAGTAGATTATGTTGGTATTTATGGTGCTAAAGGGTTAGCTTGGATTCAATATACTGAAGAGGGCATTAAGTCACCAATAACTAAATTTTTCTCTGAAGAAATTATTAATAATATCACAGCTACTACGAAAGCTGAAACTGGTGACTTAATTTTAATTATTGCTGATAAGCCGGCAGTAGTCGCACAATCTTTAGGTGAGTTGCGCTTAGAAATGGCAAGAAGATTGAATTTGATTGATGAAGATAAATTATCATTCTTGTGGGTAGTGGACTTCCCGATGTTTGAGTATAATGAAGATGATAAACGTTGGGTAGCAATGCATCATCCGTTCACAGCACCATGTGATGAAGATATTCAATACCTTGATACTGATCCAGGAAAAATTAAAGCTAAAGCTTATGATTTAGTGTTGAATGGAACTGAAATTGGTGGCGGTAGCTTAAGAATTTACAACCGAGAATTACAAGAAAAAGTATTTAAAGCAATTGGACTAACAGAAGAAGATGCTAACAGTAAGTTTGGTTTTATGTTGGAAGCATTTGAGTTTGGTACTCCTCCACATGGTGGAATTGCCTTTGGTCTTGATAGATTAATTATGTTGATGGCTAAACGCAGTTCAATCCGCGATGTAATTGCCTTCCCGAAAACGCAAAGTGCTACTTGTGTTATGACCCAAGCTCCTTCGGAAGTTGCACCGGAACAATTAAAAGAATTATCAATCAGAACAGCGATTATGCCGAAGAAATAAAATTTAAAGACATTTTAAAGAGTTAATCTTTAAAATGTCTTTTTTATATAAGTTTGTTTTTAAGATGTTTTTTTGTTAAGATTATTATAGAGTTTAGATAAAAGGTGAGAATTATGGATTTATTTTCTGCTTCACATGATGAAATTGATATTGGTTTACCGTTGGCTTCAAGAATGAGACCGCAAACTTTTGAGGACTTTATTGGACAAGAAAGTGTAGCTGGCGCAAAGAGCTTTTTGCGGAAGATGATTCAGTCTGATAAAATTCCTTCTTTAATTTTATTTGGGCCACCGGGAACCGGTAAAACAACATTAGCGCAATTAATAGCACAAACAACTAATAGCAAATTTGAAAAAATTAATGCGGTAACATCAGGAATTAGTGAGCTGCGAAAAATTTTGGAAAGTGCCAAGGAACAATTGAAGTTTTATCGCACCAGAACTATTTTATTTATTGATGAAATTCATCGCTTTAATAAAAGTCAACAAGATGTATTATTGCCTTATGTGGAAGATGGTAGTGTTGTGTTGATCGGTGCAACCACGGAGAATCCTTTTTTTGAAATAAATACGCCGTTGTTATCAAGATGTAGAATTGTGCAATTACAAGAACTAAGTAGCAAAAACATAAAAACTGTGCTAAAAAAAGCTTTGATGGATACAGTTAAAGGTTTGGGTAATTATGAACTTATTTGTGATGAAGAAGTTCTTGATATTATTGCAGATTTTGCTGGTGGCGATGCTAGAGTTGCTTTAAATTTGTTAGAGCAAAGTGCTTCACTTGCAAATTTCACAATAGAAAAACATATTTCATTAGATATTCTTAAGCAAATAATCGGTGATAAAATACAACGTTATGATAAAAATGGTGACAATCATTATGATACAATTTCTGCCTTCATTAAGAGTATGAGGGGATCAGATCCTGATGCGGCAATTCACTATCTAGCAAGAATGTTAGTGGCGGGAGAAGATGTTAATTTTATCGCTAGAAGAGTTGTTATTTGTGCAGCGGAAGATGTTGGTAACGCTGATCCTGAGGCCTTAAATATTGCTATGGCTGCAGCGAAAGCGGTGCAATTTCTCGGCATGCCGGAAGGTCGAATTCCTTTAGCGCAGGCTGTTACTTATATTGCGACAGCACCAAAAAGTAATGCCTCTTATCTGGCGATTGACCAAGCTATTTGTGATGTTAAGAGTAGTAATTCTGGTTTAATACCGGTGCATTTAAGAGATGCTCATTATAAGGGTGCAATAAAATTGGGACATGGTGCTACTTATAAATATCCTCATGATTATGAGGGGAGTTTTGTAGAACAAAATTATTTGCCGGAGGAACTTAAAAATAAAAAATACTACAATCCTACAGAGAATGGTTTAGAACGTGAAATAAAAAAAAGAATAGAAAATTTGTGGCGAGAAAAATAAGCTAAAAAAGGTTTTGACAAGCTTATTTTTTTTTGCTATATTAAAAACAGATAAAACCTATTGTTTTACTCGGGTATTAGGGGAGATCATAATGAAGATATCAACAAAGGGACGATATGGTGTGGCTGCAATGTATGATTTAGCGTTACATTATGGCGAAGGGCCGATTGCTTTAAAACAAATTGCATTGCGACAGGAAATTTCAGAACATTATTTAGAGCAATTAATCAGTACGTTGCGAAATGCTGGTTATGTTAATAGTATTAGGGGACCGCAAGGTGGTTATATTCTCGCCAAAGATCCTAAAGATATTACTATTGGTGATGTTATAAAGACAATGGAAGGACCGATAACTTTAGTAGATTGTTTGTTAAATGATGATACTGAAAATAATTACTGCGAAAAAGTTGGCAAATGTGTCACTAGAGATGTTTGGGTCAAAGTTAGAGATAGTATAAATAATGTATTAAATTCTATTTCGCTGGCAGACTTATGCAAAGAAGATAGAAAATAAGGAGAGGACAATAATATGAAAAGAATTTATTTTGATCATTCTGCTACTACGCCTACAGCTAAAGAAGTAGCAAGTGTTATGTATGAATATATGAGTGAGAAATTTGGTAATCCCTCCAGTGTTCACTTTTTTGGACGTGAAGCTCGAAAAGATGTAACGGTAGCAAGAGAAACTATTGCAAAATTAATAGGAGCTGAACCTAATGAATTGTTTTTTATGGGTTGTGGTACCGAAGGTGATAACTTGGCATTAAAGGGAATTGCCTATGCGAATAGAAAAAAAGGTAATCATATTATTACCAGTGCGGTAGAACATCATGCAGTATTGCATGTTTGTGAATTTTTAGAAAAAGAAGGATTTGCCGTAACTTATTTACCGGTAGATGAGTTTGGTATGGTAAATCCTCAAGATGTTGAAAAGGCGATTACCGATCAAACAATTTTGATTAGCATTATGTTTGCTAATAATGAAGTTGGTACGATCCAGCCGATAAAAGAAATCGGTGAAATTGCTAAAGCTAAAGGTGTATATTTCCATACTGATGCTGTGCAAGCGGTTGGTAATTATCCTATTGATGTTAAAGATTTAAATGTTGATTTATTAACATTGTCTGGGCACAAGTTTAACGGTCCGAAAGGTATTGGTGCACTTTATGTGCGAAAAGGTGTTAAAATTGCTGCTGTTCAACAAGGGGGCGCTCAAGAACGAAACTTACGTGCCGGAACAGAAAATGTTCCTAGTATTATCGGCTTAGCAAAAGCTGCGGAAATTGCGATGGCAACAATGAGTGAAAAAATAGCTCATGAAACATATTTAAGAGATAAACTTATTAACGGAATTAAGGAGAAAATTGGTTATATAAAACTTAATGGACATCCAACTAAAAGAATGCCTAATAATGTTAACTTTAGTTTCAGATTTGTAGAAGGAGAAGCTTTGTTATTAAGCCTTGATTTAAAAGGTATTGCAGCTTCTAGCGGTTCAGCCTGTACCTCCGGTTCATTAGATCCTTCCCATGTTTTATTGGCAATGGGCATGAGTCATGAGGTAGCTCATGGTTCATTGAGAATCAGCTTAGGGCATAGTAATACTGAAGAAGAGATTGATTATTGTTTAGAAGTATTACCGCAAATCATTGAGCGATTAAGAATGATGTCACCATTAAGTCCGGAAAACATGGCGATAGAAAAAGAAAATTGTGAAACTTGTTCTAAATATTAAAATTAAAGAGGTGTAAAGATATGTATAGTGAAAAAGTTATGGATCATTTTACTAATCCTAGAAATGTCGGCGAAATTAAAGATGCCAGCGGTGTGGGTGAAGTTGGTAATGCTAAATGTGGCGATATTATGAAGATTTATTTAAAAGTTGAAGATAATATTATCAAAGATGTAAAGTTTAAAACTTTTGGTTGTGGTGCTGCTATTGCTACTAGTAGTATGGTGACAGAGCTTGTTATAGGCAAGACTTTAGAAGAAGCATTAAAAATAACTAACAGTTCTGTTGCTGAAGCATTAGATGGTTTACCACCAGTAAAAATGCATTGTTCAAATTTGGCTGCTGATGCTATGCATGAAGCAATAAAAGATTATATGAGTAAGCAAGAAGGAAAGTGATTGTTATGACTGCAAAAACAAAAGTAGTTGTAGCAATGAGCGGCGGGGTGGACAGTTCTTTAACTGCCGCCCTTCTTTTGCAACAAGGCTATGACGTAATTGGTGTTACTATGAATTTATCAGAAGAGAGCCGTGATTATGATGAAAACTCAGATCGCGGTTGTTGTTCTTTATCGGCTGTTGATGATGCGAAAAGTGTTGCTGACAAACTAGGCATTCCACACTATGTGATGAATTTTAAAGAGATGTTTCAAGAAAAGGTCGTGGACTATTTTATTAAGGAATATGGTGAGGCTAGAACGCCAAATCCTTGTATTGCTTGTAACCGATATATTAAGTTTGAAGGGTTGTTGGATCGGGCTTTAAAGCTAGGAGCCGAATATGTCGCTACTGGTCATTATGCAAAAATTATTAAAGATTCTGAAACTGGTCGCTATTTACTAAAAAAAGGCGCAGATGCCAATAAAGATCAATCTTATGTACTATATCATCTCAATCAAAATACGTTAAAACATTTTATGTTTCCACTAGGTGATTTAAACAAAACTGAAACCAGAAAAATGGCAGCAGAGTTAGGTTTGTCTGTAGCTAATAAACCTGAAAGTCAGGAAATATGCTTTGTGCCTAATGATGATTATAAAACTTTTTTAGCAGAAAAAGCTCCGGCAATGCTGACGCCGGGGAATATTATTAATACCGCTGGAGAAATTTTAGGAAAGCATAAAGGCTTAGCTTTATATACAATCGGACAACGTAAAGGCTTAGGAATAGCGGCGAAACAGCCACTTTACGTCCTGAAACTAGATCAAACTAACAATTCGGTGGTGGTTGGTTTTGAAGATGAAATTTTTTCACAGGAATTAATTGCGACTGATTTAAACTTTTTATTGTTTGATAAATTAACAGTAGCAATGGAAGTTAAAGCAAAAGTTAGATATGCAGCAAAAGAAGCGCCGGCTTTTATTGTGCCACTAGACGGTGATAAAGTGAGAGTTATCTTTAAAGATAAGCAAAGAGCTATTACTCCGGGGCAAGCGGTGGTCTTTTATCAAGATGATATTGTGATTGGTGGCGGGACAATTATTGATTAGTTGGTTGATAGTAAGATTAAAAGGTTTACATCTTGATATCATAAGCATTATAATAATAGAGTTAATGTGTTTTGAATGACCCAAACCGTAGTGGAGGTAGATTGTTTTGAAATTTATGACAGGAAATGAACTGCGCGAAAAATATTTGCAGTTTTTTGCAAGTAAGGATCATTTGGTATTACCAAGTTATTCTTTAATACCGGAAAATGACCCAACTTTATTAATGGTTGGTGCTGGAATGGCTCCCTTTAAACCTTTTTTTACTGGGAAGATGAAACCACCACATCCAAGAATTACTACTAGTCAAAAGTGTGTAAGAACTGGTGATATTGAAAATGTTGGTAAAACAGCGCGTCACCATACTTTTTTTGAGATGTTAGGTAATTTTTCTTTTGGAGATTATTTTAAACGTGAAGCGATTGCTTGGGCCTGGGAATTTATCACAAAGCATTTGGAAATTCCTGAAGAACAACTTTGGGTTACTATTTATCCAGATGATGAAGAGGCTTTTGATATTTGGACGAAAGAGGTTGGCGTTAATCCTAAAAGAGTTGTCAAATTAGAAGATAACTTCTGGGAAATCGGTCCTGGTCCTTGTGGTCCATGTTCGGAAATTTATGTTGATTTAGGCCCGGAACGCGGTTGTAGTGATAATTGCGTATTAGGTTGTGATTGCGATCGATATTTGGAAATATGGAATTTGGTATTTACGCAATTTGATCGTGATGAAGCTGGTAACTACAATCCTTTAGCGAAGAAAAATATTGATACTGGAGCAGGATTAGAGCGTATTGCTTCAGTCTTACAAAATAAGAAATCAAACTTTGAAACTGATTTGATTTTCCCGATAATTGAATATGCATCTAAGGTATCGGGCGTTAAATACGAAACTAGCACGAAAAATGATATTTCACTAAAAGTAATAGCTGATCATGCTAGAAGTATGACTATTATGATTTTAGATGGAATTTTGCCGTCCAATGAAGGTCGGGGTTATGTTTTGCGCAGAATTATTCGTCGGGCAATTCGTCATGGCAGATTACTTGGTATTGAAACAAGTTTTTTAGCTGGGGCTGTTGATGCGGTAATAACTATTTTTGGAAATGTTTATCCTGAATTAGTAGAAAAGCAAGATTATATTCGTAAAGTTATCAGTTTAGAAGAAGAACGTTTCCATACAACATTAGCACAAGGGATTGAACTTTTAAGTAAATTGATTGCTGATTTAAAAGTTACCGGTAAAGATGTATTAGATGGTAAGTCTGCGTTTAAATTGTATGATACCTTTGGTTTTCCATGGGAATTAACAGCAGAAATTTTAGAAGAAAATAAATTTTCTTTAGATAAAGATGCTTTTGACGCTGCAATGAATGAACAACGTGAAAGAGCAAGGGCTGCTCGCCAAGAAAATCAACGAGTATCAGTGCCGGATTTAACAGGAATCAATGTCGACTCATTAAAGCAAGATTATAATGTAACTACAGCAAAGGTTGTCTTGTTATGGAAAGATGGTAAAGCAGTTGAGCAAGTCCACGATGGTGAAGAAGTTGGTATTATCCTTGATACTACTGCTTTTTATGCTGAAGGTGGTGGACAAGCCGGCGATACTGGTATGATAGAAACTGAAGTTGGTAAAGTGGAAATTGAAAATGCGAAAAAGCTAGCCAATGGGACTATTTATCATATTGGGATGGTGGTAGAAGGCTTAATTAAGGTTGGCGATAATGTTAAAATCTTGATTGATGCTGAAGTTAAACAAGCGACAGCAAGAAATCATACGGCAACCCATTTATTACATGCTGCTCTGAAAAACATTGTTGGTGAACATGTTAATCAGGCTGGTTCTTCAGTTAATAGCGAACGACTGCGCTTTGATTTTTCACACTTTGAGCCTCTTACCACAGAACAAATTGAGAAAATTGAACAGCAAGTTAATGAGGCAATTTTAAAAGCTATTACAGTTGATATTAACGAAACAACACAAAATGAAGCAAAAGAAATGGGTGCAATGGCTTTATTTGGTGAAAAATATGGCGATATTGTAAGAGTTGTTAACATTAAGGACTTTAGTGTTGAGTTATGTGGCGGGACTCATGTTAATAATGTAGCGGAAATCGGCTTGTTTAAAATAGTTTCTGAAGCTGGTGTTGCTTCAGGGGTTAGAAGAATTGAAGCTATTACTGGTAAATTAGCTTATGATAAAGTTAATATTGTCGAAAAAACTTTAAATAAGACAGCGAGCTTATTGAAAAGTCGTAATAATGAAGTTGTAGAAAAAATTGAAGCGTTATTGACACAAGTTAAAACTTTAGAGCAACAATTAGCGGTAGCAAATAGTAAAATGGCACAAGAAACCGCCAGTGAATTATTAGCAACAGCGATTGACGTAAATGGTGTAACAATTGTTAATGCTGAAGTTGAAATTGAAGATATGGATGGCTTGAGGAATTTAGCTGATTTATTGCGCGATAAACTTACAGTGGGAGTCATTGTCCTTGGTGCTAAAATTGCCGATGATAAAGTTAACTTTGTAGTAATGGCCACTAAAGATGCTGTTGCTAAAGGTATACATGCAGGTAATATAATAAAGGAAACTGCTAAAGTTGCCGGTGGCGGTGGCGGCGGTAGACCTGATATGGCACAAGCCGGCGGGAAAAATCCTAAAAAAATTACAGAAGCCTTAACGATGGCTACTGAAGTTATTACAAAACAAATAGGTTGAAACTAAGGAGCAGATATTTATCTGCTCCTTTTTTAGAGGATTTTTAGAAAAAAGAGACAATTATATAAATTAAAGACAAATAAAGGTGGTGTATGCTATGTATCAAAAATATTTCGATAAATTTAACGAGATTGCTAAAATATCAACTGCCTCAAACAGTGTTAGTAGAGCTGCTTTTAGTAGTGAAGACTATGAATTGAGAAAATACATTA
This portion of the Negativicutes bacterium genome encodes:
- the mnmA gene encoding tRNA 2-thiouridine(34) synthase MnmA, translated to MTAKTKVVVAMSGGVDSSLTAALLLQQGYDVIGVTMNLSEESRDYDENSDRGCCSLSAVDDAKSVADKLGIPHYVMNFKEMFQEKVVDYFIKEYGEARTPNPCIACNRYIKFEGLLDRALKLGAEYVATGHYAKIIKDSETGRYLLKKGADANKDQSYVLYHLNQNTLKHFMFPLGDLNKTETRKMAAELGLSVANKPESQEICFVPNDDYKTFLAEKAPAMLTPGNIINTAGEILGKHKGLALYTIGQRKGLGIAAKQPLYVLKLDQTNNSVVVGFEDEIFSQELIATDLNFLLFDKLTVAMEVKAKVRYAAKEAPAFIVPLDGDKVRVIFKDKQRAITPGQAVVFYQDDIVIGGGTIID
- a CDS encoding histidine--tRNA ligase, which codes for MLTSGPRGTKDILPSVSGQWQYIEGKIREICNLFSYKEIRTPIFEHTELFLRGIGDTTDIVEKEMYTFTDRGERSLTLRPENTAAVVRAYLENKLYADNQLAKLFYIGPMFRYDRPQAGRYRQFHQFGIEAIGLSNPAVDAEIITLAVQFLQKLGLTELNLQLNSVGCPKCRPVYREKLQEFLQDKVEDLCNDCKSRYDRNPMRILDCKNEKCTALSQGAPEMIECLCDDCGTHFNKLKELLTATNISYNLNPRLVRGLDYYTKTAFEIQYEPLGAQSAVCGGGRYDGLIGECGGNDTPAIGFAIGIERVLLALEKQNLLPDFNDGSDVFILQFGEVTESVAFNLMSQLRANGLKAEMDFSGRSFKAQMKQANKLNAKYVIIVGEDEVTQNVVTLKNMANSQQEVVAVENIIDKLKAEVKG
- the alaS gene encoding alanine--tRNA ligase: MKFMTGNELREKYLQFFASKDHLVLPSYSLIPENDPTLLMVGAGMAPFKPFFTGKMKPPHPRITTSQKCVRTGDIENVGKTARHHTFFEMLGNFSFGDYFKREAIAWAWEFITKHLEIPEEQLWVTIYPDDEEAFDIWTKEVGVNPKRVVKLEDNFWEIGPGPCGPCSEIYVDLGPERGCSDNCVLGCDCDRYLEIWNLVFTQFDRDEAGNYNPLAKKNIDTGAGLERIASVLQNKKSNFETDLIFPIIEYASKVSGVKYETSTKNDISLKVIADHARSMTIMILDGILPSNEGRGYVLRRIIRRAIRHGRLLGIETSFLAGAVDAVITIFGNVYPELVEKQDYIRKVISLEEERFHTTLAQGIELLSKLIADLKVTGKDVLDGKSAFKLYDTFGFPWELTAEILEENKFSLDKDAFDAAMNEQRERARAARQENQRVSVPDLTGINVDSLKQDYNVTTAKVVLLWKDGKAVEQVHDGEEVGIILDTTAFYAEGGGQAGDTGMIETEVGKVEIENAKKLANGTIYHIGMVVEGLIKVGDNVKILIDAEVKQATARNHTATHLLHAALKNIVGEHVNQAGSSVNSERLRFDFSHFEPLTTEQIEKIEQQVNEAILKAITVDINETTQNEAKEMGAMALFGEKYGDIVRVVNIKDFSVELCGGTHVNNVAEIGLFKIVSEAGVASGVRRIEAITGKLAYDKVNIVEKTLNKTASLLKSRNNEVVEKIEALLTQVKTLEQQLAVANSKMAQETASELLATAIDVNGVTIVNAEVEIEDMDGLRNLADLLRDKLTVGVIVLGAKIADDKVNFVVMATKDAVAKGIHAGNIIKETAKVAGGGGGGRPDMAQAGGKNPKKITEALTMATEVITKQIG
- a CDS encoding Rrf2 family transcriptional regulator codes for the protein MKISTKGRYGVAAMYDLALHYGEGPIALKQIALRQEISEHYLEQLISTLRNAGYVNSIRGPQGGYILAKDPKDITIGDVIKTMEGPITLVDCLLNDDTENNYCEKVGKCVTRDVWVKVRDSINNVLNSISLADLCKEDRK
- the nifS gene encoding cysteine desulfurase NifS; the protein is MKRIYFDHSATTPTAKEVASVMYEYMSEKFGNPSSVHFFGREARKDVTVARETIAKLIGAEPNELFFMGCGTEGDNLALKGIAYANRKKGNHIITSAVEHHAVLHVCEFLEKEGFAVTYLPVDEFGMVNPQDVEKAITDQTILISIMFANNEVGTIQPIKEIGEIAKAKGVYFHTDAVQAVGNYPIDVKDLNVDLLTLSGHKFNGPKGIGALYVRKGVKIAAVQQGGAQERNLRAGTENVPSIIGLAKAAEIAMATMSEKIAHETYLRDKLINGIKEKIGYIKLNGHPTKRMPNNVNFSFRFVEGEALLLSLDLKGIAASSGSACTSGSLDPSHVLLAMGMSHEVAHGSLRISLGHSNTEEEIDYCLEVLPQIIERLRMMSPLSPENMAIEKENCETCSKY
- the aspS gene encoding aspartate--tRNA ligase, whose protein sequence is MDLLKGLKRTHSCGVLTNTNKDEEVILCGWVSRRRDHGGLIFVDLRDRSGMVQVVFSSEMHQEVFTKAESIRSEFVLAVKGVVKTRAVETVNPKMATGEIEVYCNELRILNKAKTPPFYIQDGIDVDEMLRLKYRYLDLRRPEMQRNLMLRHRVTKVMRDFLDKQGFVEIETPMLTKSTPEGARDYLVPSRSNPGKFFALPQSPQIFKQILMVAGYEKYFQIVRCFRDEDLRADRQPEFTQLDIEMSFIDDEDILGMMEDMTVQMFKEGIDADIKAPFKRLTYAEAMDKYGSDKPDLRFEMELVNLSEAVKGSDFKVFESVIQSGGEVKAINVKNYANIARRELDGLVDYVGIYGAKGLAWIQYTEEGIKSPITKFFSEEIINNITATTKAETGDLILIIADKPAVVAQSLGELRLEMARRLNLIDEDKLSFLWVVDFPMFEYNEDDKRWVAMHHPFTAPCDEDIQYLDTDPGKIKAKAYDLVLNGTEIGGGSLRIYNRELQEKVFKAIGLTEEDANSKFGFMLEAFEFGTPPHGGIAFGLDRLIMLMAKRSSIRDVIAFPKTQSATCVMTQAPSEVAPEQLKELSIRTAIMPKK
- a CDS encoding replication-associated recombination protein A, translating into MDLFSASHDEIDIGLPLASRMRPQTFEDFIGQESVAGAKSFLRKMIQSDKIPSLILFGPPGTGKTTLAQLIAQTTNSKFEKINAVTSGISELRKILESAKEQLKFYRTRTILFIDEIHRFNKSQQDVLLPYVEDGSVVLIGATTENPFFEINTPLLSRCRIVQLQELSSKNIKTVLKKALMDTVKGLGNYELICDEEVLDIIADFAGGDARVALNLLEQSASLANFTIEKHISLDILKQIIGDKIQRYDKNGDNHYDTISAFIKSMRGSDPDAAIHYLARMLVAGEDVNFIARRVVICAAEDVGNADPEALNIAMAAAKAVQFLGMPEGRIPLAQAVTYIATAPKSNASYLAIDQAICDVKSSNSGLIPVHLRDAHYKGAIKLGHGATYKYPHDYEGSFVEQNYLPEELKNKKYYNPTENGLEREIKKRIENLWREK
- a CDS encoding transcriptional repressor; the protein is MLINMDELKQRLQERQCKLTPQRKIILEVFLNNQDQHLSAEDVHTILRQELSEIGLATVYRTLELLCDMEILHKIDFGDGRSRFEINAGDKEQHYHHHLICLNCGMVKECEDDLLEDLETNIAQKSGFVVIDHQLKMYGYCEKCQKNEKK
- the nifU gene encoding Fe-S cluster assembly scaffold protein NifU, with product MYSEKVMDHFTNPRNVGEIKDASGVGEVGNAKCGDIMKIYLKVEDNIIKDVKFKTFGCGAAIATSSMVTELVIGKTLEEALKITNSSVAEALDGLPPVKMHCSNLAADAMHEAIKDYMSKQEGK